A genomic region of Stenotrophomonas sp. NA06056 contains the following coding sequences:
- a CDS encoding aspartate aminotransferase family protein, producing MKTPASDLHDLATQRPDSLDAYWMPFTANRQYKGAPRMLVRAEGMHYEDVDGRAILDGTAGLWCCNAGHARRRIVDAIAEQAATLDYSPAFQMGSPPAFALAQRLAALAPAGLNHVFFTSSGSEAVDSAMKIVLAHHRLRGEGQRTRFISREKAYHGVGFGGMALGGLPNNRRQFGLQLGGVDYLRHTLDLSRNAFSKGLPRQGAELADDLERLIALHDPSTIAAVFVEPIAGSAGVILPAPGYLQRLREICDQHGILLVFDEVITGFGRVGMAFAAQRFGVTPDLLTFAKGASNGAVPLGGVLVGDSVHASFMQGPPQAIELFHGYTYSGHPLACAAALATLDVYAEERLFERAIELGEYWQERLHALQGLPNVIDIRNFGLVGAVELAPRKDAPGSRGYEVFRRCFHDGRLLVRCTGDIIALSPPLIVDKAQIDQITGTLGEMIRATA from the coding sequence ATGAAAACCCCTGCAAGCGACCTGCACGACCTGGCCACCCAGCGCCCCGACTCACTGGATGCGTACTGGATGCCGTTCACTGCCAACCGCCAGTACAAGGGCGCGCCGCGCATGCTGGTGCGTGCCGAGGGCATGCACTACGAGGACGTGGATGGGCGCGCCATCCTCGACGGCACCGCTGGCCTGTGGTGCTGCAATGCAGGGCACGCGCGCCGTCGCATCGTCGACGCGATCGCCGAGCAGGCCGCAACGCTCGATTACTCGCCCGCCTTCCAGATGGGTTCACCGCCGGCCTTCGCCCTGGCGCAGCGACTGGCGGCGCTGGCCCCGGCCGGGCTGAACCATGTGTTCTTCACCAGCTCGGGCTCGGAGGCAGTGGATTCGGCGATGAAGATCGTGCTGGCCCATCACCGCCTGCGTGGCGAAGGCCAGCGCACGCGGTTCATCAGCCGCGAGAAGGCCTACCACGGGGTCGGCTTCGGCGGCATGGCACTGGGTGGACTGCCCAACAACCGCCGCCAGTTCGGTCTGCAACTCGGCGGCGTGGACTACCTGCGGCACACGCTGGACCTGTCACGCAATGCCTTCAGCAAGGGCCTGCCACGCCAGGGTGCCGAGCTGGCCGACGATCTGGAACGGCTGATCGCCCTGCACGACCCATCCACCATTGCCGCTGTGTTCGTCGAACCCATCGCTGGCTCGGCCGGCGTGATCCTGCCGGCACCAGGATATCTGCAGCGCCTGCGCGAGATCTGCGACCAGCATGGCATCCTGCTGGTATTCGATGAAGTCATCACCGGCTTCGGCCGTGTCGGCATGGCGTTTGCCGCACAGCGTTTCGGGGTCACCCCGGACCTGCTGACCTTCGCCAAGGGCGCCAGCAACGGCGCGGTGCCACTGGGCGGCGTGCTGGTGGGCGACAGCGTGCATGCCAGCTTCATGCAGGGTCCGCCACAGGCCATCGAGCTGTTCCATGGCTATACCTATTCGGGCCACCCCTTGGCCTGCGCGGCGGCGCTGGCCACGCTGGACGTCTACGCCGAAGAACGCCTGTTCGAGCGCGCAATCGAGCTGGGCGAGTACTGGCAGGAGCGGTTGCATGCCCTGCAGGGGCTGCCGAACGTGATCGACATCCGCAACTTCGGCCTGGTCGGCGCGGTGGAGCTGGCGCCGCGCAAGGATGCCCCCGGCAGCCGTGGCTACGAAGTGTTCCGCCGCTGCTTCCACGACGGGCGCCTGCTGGTGCGCTGCACCGGCGACATCATCGCGCTGTCACCGCCGCTGATCGTGGACAAGGCACAGATCGACCAGATCACCGGCACCTTGGGCGAGATGATCCGGGCCACCGCCTGA
- a CDS encoding DUF3649 domain-containing protein, whose product MDRSPATASPRLSTFFANPRWGVLSRSLAAIFGGYALASMTTVFCALALPGARGQTVLTGMLLAILVAACAALWAFATRSALRAWVGILVPTLLMAGASRLLGAWA is encoded by the coding sequence GTGGACCGCTCGCCCGCAACCGCCAGCCCCCGCCTCAGCACCTTCTTCGCCAACCCGCGATGGGGCGTGCTGTCCCGATCGCTGGCCGCCATCTTCGGCGGCTACGCGCTTGCCTCGATGACCACCGTGTTCTGCGCGTTGGCGCTGCCGGGTGCGCGCGGCCAGACCGTGCTGACCGGCATGCTGCTGGCGATCCTGGTCGCCGCCTGCGCCGCGCTGTGGGCGTTCGCCACGCGCAGCGCGCTACGTGCCTGGGTCGGCATTCTCGTCCCCACCCTGCTGATGGCCGGTGCGTCGCGCCTGCTGGGAGCGTGGGCATGA
- a CDS encoding PepSY-associated TM helix domain-containing protein: MKNGFRQSMAWLHTWTGLLVGWLLLLIFMAGTASYYREEISRWMRPELPRSTVSTDEAAQRAADYLLSNAPQAESWFVTLPQPRNPAMQMFWRLPEALADPSKGRRGAFGDATLDPNTGTELKARETRGGDFFYRLHFDLHYIPVLWARYLVGFCAMFMLVAIITGVITHKKIFKDFFTFRKDKGLRSWLDFHNVSAVMALPYHAMITYTGIVTLMIMYLPWGVNAAYGTDQDAFYAEAFGGLPEVTAPAEGKAAPLPLRQLLDSARTHWHGTEVAGFSVANPGAANAVIDIRQRDGKRLSIDTPALRYDMVTGVLLQETPPSGGATATRGVLYGLHLARFADWGVRALFFLSGLTGCLMVASGVVLWAVKERPKHAKSGRTGFGLRLVDALNIGAVAGLPIAFAAYFWGNRLLPLGLAERSTAEANVFFYAWGASLLAAFIWPKRMMWAWQLYLGAAAFALIPVVNALTTHAHLGVTLFNGDWTLAGFDLSMIAFGAMLAMCGWRMQRWTPPLSAAEKKKRAAAAATKAPVDTVEAEASA, from the coding sequence ATGAAGAATGGATTCCGCCAATCCATGGCCTGGCTGCACACCTGGACCGGCCTGCTGGTCGGCTGGTTGCTGCTGTTGATCTTCATGGCCGGCACCGCCAGCTACTACCGCGAGGAAATCAGCCGCTGGATGCGCCCGGAACTGCCGCGCAGCACCGTCAGCACCGACGAAGCAGCGCAGCGCGCGGCCGACTACCTGCTGAGCAACGCGCCCCAGGCCGAGAGCTGGTTTGTCACCCTGCCGCAGCCGCGCAATCCGGCCATGCAGATGTTCTGGCGGTTGCCAGAAGCACTGGCCGACCCGAGCAAGGGACGCCGCGGCGCCTTTGGTGATGCCACCCTGGACCCCAACACCGGCACCGAGCTGAAGGCCCGCGAGACCCGTGGCGGCGACTTCTTCTATCGCCTGCATTTCGACCTGCACTACATCCCGGTGCTGTGGGCCCGTTACCTTGTGGGCTTCTGCGCGATGTTCATGCTGGTGGCGATCATCACCGGCGTGATCACCCACAAGAAGATCTTCAAGGATTTCTTCACGTTCCGGAAGGACAAGGGCCTGCGTTCGTGGCTGGACTTCCACAACGTCAGCGCGGTGATGGCCCTGCCCTACCACGCGATGATCACCTACACCGGCATCGTCACGTTGATGATCATGTATCTGCCGTGGGGTGTGAACGCGGCCTACGGTACCGACCAGGATGCCTTCTACGCAGAGGCCTTTGGTGGCCTGCCCGAAGTCACCGCACCGGCCGAAGGCAAGGCCGCCCCGCTGCCACTGCGGCAACTGCTGGACAGTGCCCGCACGCATTGGCACGGGACCGAGGTCGCTGGTTTCAGCGTTGCCAATCCCGGTGCTGCCAATGCGGTGATCGACATCCGTCAGCGCGACGGCAAGCGCTTGTCCATCGATACGCCCGCGCTGCGCTATGACATGGTCACTGGCGTGCTGCTGCAGGAAACCCCGCCTTCCGGTGGCGCCACCGCCACCCGGGGCGTGCTGTATGGCCTGCACCTGGCACGCTTCGCCGACTGGGGCGTGCGCGCCCTGTTCTTCCTGTCCGGCCTGACCGGCTGCCTGATGGTGGCCAGCGGCGTGGTGCTGTGGGCGGTGAAGGAGCGGCCGAAGCATGCAAAGAGCGGCCGCACCGGCTTCGGCCTGCGCCTGGTGGATGCACTGAACATCGGCGCCGTGGCCGGCCTGCCGATCGCCTTTGCCGCCTATTTCTGGGGTAACCGGCTGCTGCCGCTGGGCCTGGCCGAACGGTCCACCGCCGAGGCAAACGTGTTCTTCTACGCGTGGGGCGCCTCGTTGCTGGCCGCCTTCATCTGGCCCAAGCGGATGATGTGGGCGTGGCAGCTGTACCTCGGCGCAGCGGCGTTCGCGCTGATCCCGGTAGTGAACGCGCTGACCACCCATGCACATCTGGGCGTGACCCTGTTCAATGGTGACTGGACGTTGGCCGGCTTCGATCTGTCGATGATCGCCTTCGGCGCGATGCTGGCGATGTGTGGCTGGCGCATGCAGCGCTGGACACCGCCGCTGAGCGCTGCCGAGAAGAAGAAGCGCGCGGCGGCCGCAGCGACCAAGGCACCGGTTGATACAGTGGAAGCGGAGGCCAGCGCATGA
- a CDS encoding DUF3325 domain-containing protein produces MMPLVLGLSFAAFTALSLAMEKHQQELHGKAAASPVRRMQWRVLGWVLLTVAFALCVLDYGWAIGPVLWLGALTLGGIVLAFALYPYRPKWIAPLAVGLPVIGLVVALL; encoded by the coding sequence ATGATGCCGCTGGTACTGGGGTTGTCGTTCGCAGCGTTCACCGCGCTGTCGCTGGCGATGGAAAAGCACCAGCAGGAACTGCACGGCAAAGCTGCGGCATCGCCGGTACGGCGCATGCAATGGAGGGTGCTGGGCTGGGTGCTGCTGACGGTGGCGTTCGCACTGTGCGTGCTCGACTACGGCTGGGCAATAGGCCCAGTGCTGTGGCTCGGCGCGCTCACGCTGGGGGGAATCGTGCTGGCGTTTGCACTGTACCCGTACCGGCCGAAGTGGATCGCACCGCTGGCGGTTGGATTGCCGGTGATCGGGTTGGTGGTGGCGTTGCTGTAA
- a CDS encoding TonB-dependent siderophore receptor: MASSLITPRPTLLALAVTALLIAPLAHAEEGSAAPSARTLDTVQVTADGDIADSYTVKRASTATKLGLSLRHTPQSMTVVTRQRLDDMGLFSLSDVMGQVTGVAVSVTDSERINYVSRGYNITNFQVDGMLNTFGGYIKTNTDSVIYDRIEVVRGATGLTTGAGDPSGTINFVRKRPTDTFQMSANLTLGRWGNQRLEADLGGPIALDGRIRARVVAAKQQSDSFRDVYKLDKDVFYGIVQADITDTTLLEAGYEYQSPRTTGVTWGVVPYWGADGKPANLPRSTNLSARWSSWPIVEKSAFARLEQQLGQGWAAKFAYTRSKRETDGAVWYGASGYPRADGSGISAFVGSFGENGDMQVFDFNVGGPFQLFGREHELVFGFGQSVRKGEVPASETAAYPANYERVPDWRSWNGDVAPLQVTRLGYLASEDELRQRAAYLAARLQLAEPLTAVLGARYGSWETRSWTYTHDDAGRLTGTARGGYKPDDSLTPYAGFIYDFNRYFSGYVSYTDIFQPQNYRDKANNYLEPVVGDMWEAGVKAEFFDGLLNTSVAVFKGEKDNVAELDDSVPENSLPGGISAYRSTGKGNKVKGWEIEAQGSLGEHWNLSTGFTHTVSRNALGVRQNTTVPVDLFRLNASWRPGGAEGRFWIGGGATWQSGIWSLSNKPREDFLVSGKRDRVAIEQGDIYLLNLSAGYRFNENFTAQVNVNNLLDKKYYNRVGFYDGVYWGEPRNVMMTLRWKL; this comes from the coding sequence ATGGCTTCGTCCCTGATCACTCCCCGCCCAACCCTGCTGGCCCTGGCCGTGACCGCACTGTTGATCGCACCGTTGGCACACGCTGAGGAAGGTTCTGCCGCCCCCTCCGCGCGCACCCTGGACACCGTTCAGGTCACTGCCGATGGCGATATCGCCGACAGCTACACGGTCAAGCGCGCCAGCACCGCGACCAAGCTCGGCCTGTCGCTGCGCCATACCCCGCAGTCGATGACCGTGGTGACCCGGCAACGGCTGGACGACATGGGCCTGTTCTCGCTGTCCGACGTGATGGGCCAGGTCACCGGCGTGGCGGTGTCGGTCACTGACAGCGAACGCATCAACTACGTCTCGCGCGGGTACAACATCACCAATTTCCAGGTCGATGGCATGCTCAACACCTTCGGTGGCTACATCAAGACCAACACCGACAGCGTGATCTACGACCGCATCGAAGTAGTGCGTGGTGCCACCGGCCTGACCACCGGTGCAGGTGATCCTTCCGGCACCATCAACTTCGTCCGCAAGCGCCCCACCGATACGTTCCAGATGAGCGCCAACCTCACGCTCGGCCGCTGGGGCAACCAGCGCCTGGAAGCCGACCTCGGCGGCCCCATCGCCCTGGATGGCCGCATCCGCGCCCGCGTGGTCGCCGCCAAGCAGCAGAGTGATTCGTTCCGCGATGTCTACAAGCTGGACAAGGATGTCTTCTACGGCATCGTCCAGGCCGACATCACCGACACCACCCTGCTGGAAGCCGGCTATGAGTACCAGTCGCCGCGCACCACCGGCGTGACCTGGGGCGTGGTGCCGTACTGGGGCGCCGATGGCAAGCCGGCCAACCTGCCACGCTCGACCAACCTGTCGGCGCGCTGGAGCAGCTGGCCGATCGTCGAGAAGAGCGCGTTCGCCCGCCTCGAACAGCAGCTGGGCCAGGGCTGGGCCGCGAAGTTCGCCTACACCCGCTCCAAGCGCGAGACCGACGGCGCGGTCTGGTACGGTGCGTCCGGTTACCCGCGTGCCGATGGCAGCGGCATCTCTGCCTTCGTCGGCAGCTTCGGTGAAAACGGCGACATGCAGGTGTTCGACTTCAACGTCGGTGGTCCGTTCCAGCTGTTTGGCCGTGAACACGAACTGGTGTTCGGCTTCGGCCAGTCGGTGCGCAAGGGCGAAGTGCCTGCGAGTGAAACCGCCGCCTATCCTGCCAACTACGAGCGCGTGCCGGACTGGCGCAGCTGGAACGGCGACGTGGCACCGCTGCAGGTCACCCGCCTGGGCTATCTCGCCTCGGAAGACGAACTGCGCCAGCGTGCCGCCTACCTGGCCGCGCGCCTGCAGCTTGCCGAGCCGCTGACCGCCGTGCTCGGCGCCCGCTACGGCAGCTGGGAAACACGCAGCTGGACCTACACCCACGACGACGCCGGCCGCCTGACCGGCACCGCTCGCGGCGGCTACAAGCCGGATGACTCACTCACCCCGTACGCCGGTTTCATCTACGACTTCAACCGTTACTTCAGCGGCTACGTCAGCTACACCGACATCTTCCAGCCGCAGAACTACCGCGACAAGGCCAACAACTACCTCGAACCGGTGGTCGGCGACATGTGGGAAGCGGGGGTCAAGGCCGAGTTCTTCGATGGCCTGCTCAACACCTCGGTCGCGGTGTTCAAGGGCGAGAAGGACAACGTCGCCGAACTGGACGATTCGGTTCCGGAAAACTCGCTGCCCGGTGGCATCAGTGCTTACCGCTCCACCGGCAAGGGCAACAAGGTGAAGGGCTGGGAAATCGAAGCGCAGGGCAGCCTGGGCGAGCACTGGAACCTGTCGACCGGGTTCACCCACACCGTCAGCCGCAATGCGCTGGGCGTGCGCCAGAACACCACCGTTCCGGTCGACCTGTTCCGCCTCAACGCCAGCTGGCGTCCGGGTGGCGCCGAAGGCCGCTTCTGGATCGGTGGCGGCGCGACCTGGCAGAGCGGCATCTGGAGCCTGAGCAACAAGCCGCGCGAAGACTTCCTGGTCAGCGGCAAGCGCGACCGCGTGGCAATCGAGCAGGGCGACATCTACCTGCTCAACCTGTCGGCCGGCTATCGCTTCAACGAGAACTTCACCGCCCAGGTGAACGTGAACAACCTGCTGGACAAGAAGTACTACAACCGCGTCGGTTTCTACGACGGCGTGTACTGGGGCGAACCGCGCAACGTGATGATGACGCTGCGCTGGAAGCTCTGA
- a CDS encoding DUF445 family protein, with product MTSAIDPRRAQLRRLKALALGLLLLMLGGFAVSHWQGERGIWAWVSAFCEAAAVGALADWFAVVALFRRPMGLPIPHTAIIPRSKERIGDSLALFVRDQFLEPAVLLAKLQVFDPASRLGSWLADPARSRMLADMARGWALQALDFFDEAAVRRQLHSFVVQQLRQWNAAATAGELLALLTADGRHQRVLDEGLQRLGRWLEQPEVKERASQLIVRYIQREWPTLSSTVNWIKPIDEIGDNLAERLARAVLEELQQVLAEPQHPLRQDYEQWLGNYVQRLREDPALAERIEQLKQEMINHPALQEYVQGLWARIQASLRGDLQREDSALVGHLQRSLASLGDSLQSDPALREALNQHLLEGAQRLTGRLREGVTTHIAQTVKSWDERHLVEQLELSVGRDLQFIRFNGTLVGGLIGLLLHAATVLFRF from the coding sequence ATGACGTCTGCCATCGATCCGCGTCGCGCTCAGCTGCGGCGCCTGAAAGCCCTCGCCCTTGGCCTGTTGCTGCTGATGCTGGGCGGCTTCGCGGTCAGCCATTGGCAGGGTGAGCGCGGCATCTGGGCCTGGGTCTCGGCCTTCTGCGAGGCTGCCGCCGTCGGCGCACTCGCGGACTGGTTCGCGGTGGTCGCCCTGTTCCGGCGACCGATGGGCCTGCCGATTCCGCATACGGCGATCATTCCGCGCAGCAAGGAACGCATCGGCGACAGCCTGGCCCTGTTCGTGCGCGACCAGTTCCTGGAACCGGCGGTGCTGCTGGCCAAGCTGCAGGTATTCGACCCGGCCAGCCGCCTTGGGAGCTGGCTGGCCGATCCCGCACGTTCACGGATGCTGGCCGACATGGCCCGTGGCTGGGCGCTGCAGGCGCTGGATTTCTTCGATGAAGCCGCGGTGCGGCGGCAGCTGCACAGCTTCGTGGTGCAACAGTTGCGGCAGTGGAACGCCGCGGCCACTGCCGGCGAACTGCTGGCCCTGCTGACCGCCGATGGCCGCCACCAGCGGGTGCTGGATGAAGGCCTGCAGCGCTTGGGGCGCTGGCTGGAACAGCCGGAAGTGAAGGAACGCGCTTCGCAACTGATCGTGCGCTACATCCAGCGCGAATGGCCAACGCTGTCGAGCACGGTGAACTGGATCAAGCCGATCGATGAGATCGGCGACAACCTTGCAGAACGCCTGGCCCGGGCGGTGCTGGAAGAGCTGCAGCAGGTGCTCGCCGAGCCGCAGCATCCGCTGCGCCAGGATTACGAACAGTGGCTGGGCAACTACGTGCAGCGCCTGCGCGAAGACCCGGCACTGGCCGAGCGCATCGAGCAGCTCAAGCAGGAAATGATCAACCACCCTGCTCTGCAGGAGTACGTGCAGGGCCTGTGGGCGCGCATCCAGGCCAGCCTGCGCGGCGATCTGCAGCGCGAGGATTCGGCACTGGTCGGTCACCTGCAGCGCAGCCTGGCGTCACTGGGTGACAGCCTGCAATCGGACCCGGCGTTGCGCGAGGCATTGAACCAGCACCTGCTGGAAGGCGCGCAGCGCCTCACCGGGCGCCTGCGCGAGGGCGTCACCACCCACATCGCGCAGACCGTGAAGAGCTGGGACGAGCGCCACCTGGTCGAGCAGCTGGAACTGAGCGTGGGTCGCGACCTGCAGTTCATCCGCTTCAACGGCACCCTGGTGGGCGGGTTGATCGGCCTGCTGCTGCATGCAGCGACGGTTCTGTTCCGTTTCTGA
- a CDS encoding aldehyde dehydrogenase, whose amino-acid sequence MTHFPDRSHWQALSRRVAIPGQAFIDGRYVEAASGARFDCISPIDGRVLGAVSDCDAQDVERAVASARRAFEAGHWSQASPAHRKRVLLALAALVETHADELALLETLDMGKPIRDARRIDLPGVVRCLTWTAEAVDKLYGEIAPTGPHELGLVTREAAGVVAAIVPWNFPLLMACWKIAPALAMGNSVVLKPSERSPLSALRLAALAAEAGLPEGVLNVLPGHGSRVGEPLALHMDVDVLAFTGSTATGAKLLEYAGRSNLKRVWLECGGKSPHVVFADAPDLDAAAKGVAQGIFFNQGEVCTAGSRLLVQRSIRDDFVHQVIAYGQRMQPRHPLEADAPMGALVDAAHVDKVLADIARAEADGARLLLGGQRAEVEAGGCYVQPTVFDQVRPEQALAREEVFGPVLAVLGFDDEAEAVRLANDSRYGLAAGLWTRDLGRAHRVARQLRAGSVWVNGWDGGDMTAPFGGYKQSGNGRDKSLHAFDKYSEMKATWIQL is encoded by the coding sequence ATGACCCACTTCCCCGACCGCAGCCACTGGCAGGCACTGTCCCGCCGTGTGGCGATTCCCGGACAAGCGTTCATCGATGGCCGCTACGTGGAGGCCGCCAGCGGCGCGCGCTTTGATTGCATCAGCCCGATCGACGGACGCGTACTGGGCGCCGTGTCCGACTGTGATGCGCAGGACGTGGAGCGTGCGGTGGCCTCGGCGCGCCGCGCGTTCGAGGCAGGCCACTGGTCGCAGGCCAGCCCTGCCCATCGCAAGCGCGTGCTGTTGGCACTGGCCGCGCTGGTGGAGACGCACGCCGACGAGTTGGCCCTGCTGGAAACGCTGGACATGGGCAAGCCGATCCGCGATGCGCGACGCATCGACCTGCCCGGCGTGGTGCGCTGCCTGACCTGGACCGCCGAAGCGGTGGACAAGCTGTACGGCGAAATCGCGCCCACCGGCCCGCACGAGCTGGGTCTGGTCACGCGCGAGGCCGCAGGCGTGGTTGCGGCCATCGTGCCGTGGAATTTTCCGCTGCTGATGGCCTGCTGGAAGATCGCGCCGGCATTGGCGATGGGAAATTCGGTGGTGCTCAAACCCTCCGAGCGCTCGCCGCTGAGTGCGCTGCGGCTGGCCGCATTGGCGGCCGAAGCGGGATTGCCGGAGGGCGTACTGAACGTGCTGCCCGGTCACGGTTCACGCGTGGGCGAGCCGCTGGCCCTGCACATGGACGTGGACGTGCTGGCCTTCACCGGCTCGACCGCGACCGGCGCGAAGCTGCTGGAGTACGCCGGTCGTTCCAACCTCAAACGGGTCTGGCTGGAATGCGGTGGCAAGAGCCCGCACGTGGTGTTCGCCGATGCGCCGGATCTGGATGCGGCGGCCAAGGGCGTAGCGCAGGGCATCTTCTTCAACCAGGGTGAGGTCTGCACGGCCGGTTCGCGGTTGCTGGTGCAGCGTTCGATCCGCGATGACTTCGTGCACCAGGTGATCGCCTACGGCCAGCGCATGCAGCCCCGCCATCCGCTGGAGGCGGATGCACCTATGGGGGCTTTGGTCGATGCCGCGCATGTGGACAAGGTATTGGCCGACATTGCCCGCGCCGAAGCCGATGGTGCGCGCCTGCTGCTGGGTGGCCAGCGTGCCGAGGTGGAGGCGGGCGGTTGCTATGTGCAGCCGACCGTGTTCGACCAGGTGCGGCCGGAGCAGGCGCTGGCCCGCGAGGAAGTGTTCGGCCCGGTGCTGGCGGTGCTTGGTTTCGACGACGAGGCCGAGGCCGTGCGCCTGGCCAACGACAGCCGCTACGGGCTGGCCGCTGGCCTGTGGACGCGGGATCTCGGTCGCGCCCATCGCGTGGCGCGCCAGCTGCGAGCGGGCAGCGTATGGGTGAACGGCTGGGATGGTGGTGACATGACCGCCCCGTTTGGTGGCTACAAGCAGTCAGGCAACGGCCGCGACAAATCGCTGCATGCCTTCGACAAGTACAGCGAGATGAAGGCCACCTGGATCCAGCTGTAG
- a CDS encoding plasmid replication/partition related protein, translating to MNIVVKEELKAYIDPLTADEHEALERSILAEGCRDALVLWGEVLVDGHNRFGICQKHDLPFNTVQNTRFQSMEDVHLWMIEQHLGRRSVSDFQRGVLALRKRDILSARKQVEQAQLQRESDGTAEPADEAGEDSPPWEPAPKISRAELAREAKLSTSQVGMIERIHAQAAAEVVEAVKAGMISISAAAAVADLPEEEQRAAAAGGKDELKQAAKRVRESKRKPRAPKPETESAEMDFEEANEDEIASRDAEVLAALEQLGEDAPALRRRVVNLTRENDTLRAQLAHLRKQLEAL from the coding sequence ATGAACATCGTCGTCAAAGAAGAACTCAAGGCCTACATCGACCCGCTCACCGCGGACGAACACGAGGCGCTGGAGCGCAGCATCCTCGCCGAAGGCTGCCGCGATGCGCTGGTGCTGTGGGGCGAGGTGCTGGTGGATGGACACAACCGCTTCGGCATCTGCCAGAAGCATGACCTGCCGTTCAACACCGTGCAGAACACCCGCTTCCAGAGCATGGAAGACGTGCACCTGTGGATGATCGAGCAGCACCTGGGACGGCGCAGCGTCTCCGATTTCCAGCGCGGGGTACTGGCCCTGCGCAAGCGCGACATCCTGTCCGCCCGCAAGCAGGTCGAGCAGGCGCAGCTGCAGCGTGAGAGCGATGGCACCGCCGAGCCTGCCGACGAGGCCGGCGAGGACAGCCCGCCGTGGGAACCGGCGCCGAAGATCAGCCGTGCCGAACTGGCCCGCGAAGCCAAGCTGAGCACCAGCCAGGTCGGCATGATCGAGCGCATCCACGCCCAGGCCGCGGCCGAGGTGGTGGAAGCGGTGAAGGCCGGCATGATCTCGATCAGCGCCGCCGCTGCCGTGGCCGACCTGCCGGAAGAAGAGCAGCGCGCGGCTGCCGCTGGCGGCAAGGATGAACTGAAGCAGGCTGCAAAGCGTGTGCGTGAGTCCAAGCGCAAGCCGCGTGCGCCGAAGCCGGAAACGGAGTCGGCGGAAATGGACTTCGAAGAAGCCAACGAGGATGAGATCGCCAGCCGTGATGCCGAAGTGCTGGCTGCGCTGGAGCAGCTGGGCGAGGATGCCCCGGCCCTGCGTCGCCGCGTGGTGAACCTGACCCGCGAGAACGATACCCTGCGCGCGCAGCTGGCCCATCTGCGCAAGCAGCTGGAAGCGCTCTGA